In a single window of the Sulfurimonas sp. hsl 1-7 genome:
- a CDS encoding ATP-binding response regulator produces MVDIDLPIVIILVFFIVFSVIVVLTFLHSASKKDKEIERLKNEIFSLHYEDTHLKKEYASKKSYEGMETSLISEQLKKIEHLENELDKQRYKVENAKQVAQEAVKVKYDFLSNVKEDLKSPVKTIIAYATILSKDLQNEKLNSHAKDILTSGNQLLELIDSMMALSKIDAGSYDINENAVELSFLFNTIVDGYKNIAAKKGLQLTLDIDKTLPESLIFDASKVKLIVDNLLSNSLRATKKGYVNIYVKPNGANIAHNTINLQVIVEDSGTGIKKEDQPKLFEMFEADGLGLSLNKKIANLMNGDLTFYSEYGKGATFILSLTDIEIVLPSADHENHELEINFAQISPEGASILVIDSDPDAAQTIIESFLESHVRVLHFETPRDAIEELKRSKYEMILIDIEVLTSDENAISKVIAKISDAPVVTLTHSSVKDAHVSENGARVVGHLKKPLSKRELFKISLKVLNFPDLLKNSV; encoded by the coding sequence TTGGTAGATATTGATCTTCCTATTGTAATAATACTGGTATTTTTTATCGTATTTAGTGTGATAGTCGTTCTTACTTTTTTACATAGTGCTTCTAAGAAAGATAAAGAGATAGAGCGTTTAAAAAATGAGATATTCAGCTTACATTACGAAGACACACATTTAAAAAAAGAGTATGCGTCTAAAAAATCGTATGAGGGGATGGAGACTAGTTTAATCTCTGAACAACTTAAAAAGATTGAACATCTGGAAAATGAGCTTGACAAACAAAGATATAAAGTTGAAAATGCCAAGCAGGTAGCACAAGAAGCTGTAAAAGTAAAATACGATTTTCTCTCAAATGTAAAAGAGGACCTTAAATCTCCGGTAAAAACCATTATCGCATATGCTACGATTTTGTCTAAAGACCTGCAAAATGAAAAACTCAACTCTCACGCAAAAGATATCTTGACATCGGGTAATCAGCTTTTAGAGTTGATCGATAGCATGATGGCACTTTCAAAGATTGATGCAGGAAGTTACGATATTAATGAAAATGCCGTTGAACTCTCTTTTTTATTTAATACTATTGTAGACGGCTATAAAAATATTGCTGCGAAAAAAGGGTTACAATTAACTCTGGATATAGATAAAACACTTCCGGAGTCGTTAATCTTTGATGCAAGTAAAGTAAAGTTGATTGTTGATAATCTGCTAAGTAACAGTCTCCGTGCTACAAAAAAAGGGTATGTTAACATTTACGTAAAACCTAACGGTGCCAATATCGCTCACAATACAATCAATCTTCAAGTGATTGTTGAAGATAGCGGTACGGGGATAAAAAAAGAGGATCAGCCAAAACTGTTTGAGATGTTTGAAGCTGACGGTTTAGGACTCTCTCTTAATAAAAAAATTGCTAACTTGATGAATGGAGACCTTACGTTTTACAGTGAATACGGCAAAGGTGCTACGTTTATCTTGTCACTTACAGATATTGAGATCGTACTTCCAAGCGCAGACCATGAGAATCACGAACTAGAGATAAACTTTGCACAAATATCTCCTGAGGGCGCGAGTATTTTGGTGATTGACAGTGACCCTGATGCAGCGCAAACTATTATTGAGTCATTTTTAGAGAGTCATGTGCGAGTGCTTCATTTTGAGACTCCAAGAGATGCGATAGAGGAGCTTAAACGTTCAAAGTATGAGATGATACTTATAGATATAGAAGTGCTTACAAGTGATGAGAATGCAATCTCTAAAGTGATAGCAAAGATTAGTGATGCACCTGTTGTGACACTGACTCATTCAAGTGTTAAAGATGCTCATGTCAGCGAGAATGGCGCAAGAGTTGTAGGACACCTGAAAAAACCGCTTTCAAAACGTGAGTTGTTCAAGATCTCTTTAAAAGTATTAAATTTTCCGGATTTGTTAAAGAATAGTGTATAA
- a CDS encoding HD-GYP domain-containing protein: protein MSNRDEILIVDDVIEHTKNIIELLRDNGYGFSYALNSQDAVEVLKTKHFDLILVAMRMSEIDGLELCQIIRRSPELQDIPIVLMVEEGDFDDLDEGFELGCVDYIRTPVHRSELKVKVRHHTEFHRYRKSLKLSSTQNRLLSETEDAQKEMVYILSAMVEENTIEAVGHIRRVADFAKQLAILDGTLTEEQIKMVYLAAPLYDIGKIFIEDAIVNKPDQLTTYEFEVMQKHPKLALNVLKNSSKKLINAAAIIAYEHHENFDGSGYPRGLKGDEIHIYARIVSIVSVLDALLEKKIYKEAWSFEDAAKYILDEKGKKFDPRLVNLFAEHIEVFKELIDGE from the coding sequence ATGAGTAACAGAGATGAAATATTAATCGTAGATGACGTCATTGAACACACGAAGAACATCATTGAACTACTAAGAGATAATGGATATGGATTCTCTTATGCATTAAACTCTCAAGATGCTGTAGAAGTTTTAAAAACAAAGCATTTTGATCTGATTTTAGTAGCTATGAGGATGTCGGAAATTGATGGTCTGGAGTTGTGTCAAATCATCAGACGTTCTCCGGAACTACAAGATATCCCGATAGTTTTAATGGTTGAAGAGGGTGACTTTGATGATCTCGACGAAGGGTTTGAACTTGGTTGTGTCGATTACATAAGAACTCCGGTTCACAGAAGTGAACTGAAGGTTAAAGTAAGACATCATACGGAATTTCACCGTTATAGAAAATCGTTAAAACTCTCTAGTACACAAAATCGTCTTTTATCGGAAACCGAAGATGCACAAAAAGAGATGGTCTACATCCTCTCAGCTATGGTAGAAGAAAATACTATAGAAGCAGTAGGGCACATTAGAAGAGTTGCCGATTTTGCTAAACAGCTTGCTATTTTAGACGGAACTCTAACGGAAGAACAGATCAAAATGGTTTATTTGGCTGCACCGCTGTACGATATCGGTAAGATCTTTATCGAAGATGCTATCGTCAACAAGCCGGATCAACTTACTACTTACGAGTTTGAGGTGATGCAAAAACATCCAAAACTTGCTTTAAACGTTTTAAAAAATTCAAGTAAAAAACTGATCAATGCTGCTGCAATCATTGCGTATGAGCATCATGAAAATTTTGACGGGAGTGGATACCCTAGAGGATTAAAGGGTGATGAGATCCACATCTATGCAAGAATAGTTTCTATAGTAAGTGTACTTGATGCTCTTTTAGAGAAAAAAATCTATAAAGAGGCTTGGTCTTTTGAAGATGCGGCGAAGTACATTTTAGATGAGAAAGGGAAAAAGTTTGATCCTAGACTCGTAAACCTTTTTGCAGAACATATAGAAGTATTTAAAGAGTTAATTGACGGAGAATAA
- the uvrA gene encoding excinuclease ABC subunit UvrA has protein sequence MGKKDVIKITGAKENNLKNIDLTIPKNELIVMTGLSGSGKSTLAFDTLYAEGQRRYMESLSSYARQFLDRVGKPDVDKIEGLTPAIAIDQKTTSKNPRSTVGTITEIYDYFRLLYARVGVQHCHKCGKVISQMSASDIIAEVAKLPEGAKLVLLAPLVRENKGSYADLIESLVHKGYVRAMIDGVMVRLDDEIELSKTKKHTIKVVVDRVVVKAENKERIASSVEKALKESYGELEIDVLNHEEVGSKEHIHYSEHNACFDCKISFDPLEPLSFSFNSPKGACSECDGLGLRYTLDIEKIIDQDLSIEKGAVKIVYGFNKGYYFTFLKGFCEANEIDITVPYSELETHQQKAILHGNIGEVEFLWKKHKVKRIWPGIIRIAYDMFKDEKELNDYMSEKVCDVCGGHRLKPESLAVRVGEKKIPELLDMPITKTYEWFVAEDNFSYMDKQNEMVAAPILNEIRERLFFLHDVGLGYITLGRDARTISGGEAQRIRIASQIGSGLTGVMYVLDEPSIGLHERDTLKLIKTLRNLQEKGNSVIVVEHDKETIEHADFIVDIGEGAGKFGGNVVFSGTLKELKKAKTTTADYLFGRKKIEYFYRREQDKFIEIKNVTLNNIQDLSVKIPLNNFVCITGVSGSGKSSLILQTLLPTARELLNHARKVNKVAGVEINGLENVDKVIYLDQSPIGRTPRSNPATYTGVMDEIRNLFAQTKESQIRGYTSSRFSFNVKGGRCEKCQGEGEIKIEMHFLPDIMVKCDSCQGQRYNQQTLEVLYKGKTISDVLNMAVDEAFEFFKPIPKIHQKLKTLVDVGLGYITLGQNAVTLSGGEAQRIKLSKELSRKDTGKTLYILDEPTTGLHFADVDRLTGVLHKFVELGNSVLIIEHNLDMVKNADYIVDMGPEGGSGGGEIIDVGTPEELAANYEKSGSYTGKYLEKELLLHK, from the coding sequence ATGGGTAAAAAAGATGTTATCAAAATAACAGGTGCAAAAGAGAATAATCTTAAAAATATAGATTTAACAATTCCGAAAAATGAACTGATAGTTATGACAGGACTTAGTGGAAGCGGTAAATCTACACTTGCTTTTGATACTTTGTATGCCGAAGGGCAACGTCGTTATATGGAATCGTTATCATCATACGCAAGACAGTTCTTAGATAGAGTAGGTAAGCCGGATGTTGATAAAATAGAGGGGCTTACGCCTGCGATTGCGATCGACCAAAAAACAACCTCTAAAAATCCCCGTTCTACTGTTGGAACGATCACTGAAATATATGATTATTTTAGACTTTTATATGCACGTGTAGGGGTGCAGCATTGTCATAAATGTGGCAAAGTGATCTCTCAGATGTCGGCTTCAGATATCATCGCTGAAGTTGCAAAGCTCCCAGAGGGTGCAAAACTTGTGCTTCTTGCTCCTTTAGTTCGTGAAAATAAAGGTTCGTATGCAGATCTTATCGAATCATTGGTACATAAAGGGTATGTGCGTGCAATGATCGACGGTGTAATGGTCAGACTCGATGATGAGATCGAGCTTTCAAAAACGAAAAAACATACGATCAAAGTTGTTGTGGATCGTGTAGTTGTCAAAGCGGAAAACAAAGAGCGTATAGCATCATCGGTAGAAAAAGCACTTAAAGAGAGTTACGGTGAACTTGAGATAGATGTTTTAAACCATGAAGAGGTAGGATCTAAAGAGCATATCCACTATTCTGAGCACAACGCTTGTTTTGATTGTAAGATCAGTTTTGACCCGTTAGAGCCGCTTAGTTTCTCTTTTAACTCTCCAAAGGGTGCTTGTAGTGAATGTGACGGTTTAGGGCTTCGTTATACTTTAGATATAGAGAAGATCATCGATCAAGATTTAAGTATTGAAAAGGGTGCTGTAAAGATCGTATACGGCTTTAACAAAGGGTACTACTTTACATTTTTAAAAGGGTTCTGCGAAGCAAATGAGATCGATATCACCGTTCCATATTCTGAACTCGAAACACACCAGCAAAAAGCTATCTTGCACGGCAACATCGGTGAGGTAGAATTTTTATGGAAGAAACATAAAGTAAAACGTATCTGGCCGGGGATCATCCGTATCGCTTACGATATGTTCAAAGATGAGAAAGAGCTTAATGACTATATGAGTGAGAAGGTGTGTGACGTTTGTGGCGGACACAGACTTAAACCTGAATCTCTTGCAGTAAGAGTCGGTGAGAAAAAGATACCGGAACTTTTAGATATGCCGATCACAAAGACTTATGAGTGGTTTGTGGCAGAGGATAATTTTTCTTACATGGATAAGCAAAACGAGATGGTTGCAGCACCGATCTTAAATGAGATTCGTGAACGTCTTTTCTTTTTACACGATGTAGGGCTTGGCTATATTACACTCGGGCGTGATGCACGTACGATCTCTGGTGGTGAGGCACAGCGTATCCGTATCGCTTCTCAGATCGGCTCAGGTCTTACAGGTGTTATGTATGTACTTGATGAGCCGAGTATCGGTCTGCACGAGCGTGACACGTTAAAACTTATCAAAACGCTTCGTAACCTTCAGGAAAAAGGGAACAGCGTGATCGTAGTTGAACACGATAAAGAGACGATCGAGCATGCCGACTTTATCGTAGATATCGGTGAAGGTGCAGGAAAATTCGGTGGAAACGTCGTATTTAGCGGGACACTTAAAGAGTTGAAAAAAGCAAAAACGACAACAGCTGATTACCTTTTTGGAAGAAAAAAGATTGAGTATTTTTATCGTAGAGAACAAGATAAGTTCATTGAGATAAAAAATGTAACTCTGAACAATATTCAAGATCTAAGTGTAAAGATACCGCTTAACAACTTTGTATGTATTACGGGTGTAAGTGGAAGCGGAAAAAGTTCCCTTATTCTTCAAACACTTTTACCGACTGCAAGAGAATTACTCAACCATGCAAGAAAAGTAAATAAAGTAGCGGGTGTTGAGATCAATGGGCTTGAGAATGTCGACAAGGTGATCTACCTTGATCAAAGCCCTATCGGTAGAACTCCAAGATCAAACCCTGCAACATATACGGGTGTAATGGATGAGATCAGAAACCTGTTTGCACAAACAAAAGAGTCACAGATCAGAGGTTATACATCTTCAAGATTCTCTTTTAACGTAAAAGGCGGACGTTGTGAGAAGTGTCAGGGTGAGGGTGAGATCAAAATCGAGATGCACTTTTTACCGGACATCATGGTGAAGTGTGACAGTTGTCAGGGACAGAGATATAACCAACAAACGTTAGAAGTATTGTATAAAGGGAAAACGATATCTGATGTACTGAATATGGCGGTTGATGAAGCATTTGAGTTCTTTAAACCGATTCCAAAAATTCATCAGAAACTTAAAACACTTGTAGATGTCGGGCTTGGGTACATTACACTTGGACAAAATGCGGTTACACTCTCAGGCGGTGAAGCGCAACGTATTAAGCTCTCTAAAGAGTTAAGTAGAAAAGATACGGGAAAAACACTTTATATCTTGGATGAACCGACAACGGGTCTGCATTTCGCCGATGTTGACAGACTGACAGGCGTACTCCATAAGTTTGTTGAGCTGGGAAATAGTGTACTGATAATTGAGCATAACCTAGATATGGTTAAAAATGCCGACTATATTGTAGATATGGGACCTGAAGGTGGTTCAGGCGGTGGTGAGATTATCGATGTGGGAACACCTGAAGAGTTGGCTGCCAATTATGAAAAGTCAGGTTCATATACGGGTAAATATTTAGAAAAAGAGTTGCTTTTACACAAGTAG
- a CDS encoding sulfite exporter TauE/SafE family protein: protein MIELLTVGLLTGFLSGFFGIGGGTILVPLLLMLGIDTKTAIGISVVQMVFGSIFGSYINHKKGTLDVAMITYIGLGGFVGASLSGFITAAFSNKTLEVFFLLFATFALVRLFMPVKEAAEPKEVKRGILFVIGIFIGMMSITIGVGGSIMLVPILVGFLHVELKRAISAGLFFVVFSSIAGLISHTLEGHVDFQRGIIIGVISLLGVYIGIHFKDKIEVTLQKKLIVVFYIFVVVYLIKRVFING from the coding sequence ATGATTGAATTATTGACAGTTGGGCTTCTTACAGGGTTTTTATCCGGTTTTTTTGGTATTGGCGGTGGGACTATTTTGGTTCCTTTGCTTTTAATGCTCGGAATCGATACAAAAACAGCGATCGGTATCTCTGTTGTACAGATGGTGTTTGGCTCGATCTTTGGAAGCTATATAAACCATAAAAAAGGTACCCTTGATGTCGCTATGATTACATACATAGGACTCGGTGGCTTTGTAGGGGCTTCACTTAGCGGTTTTATAACGGCAGCATTTAGTAACAAAACTTTAGAAGTTTTTTTCCTACTTTTTGCTACATTTGCACTTGTTAGATTGTTTATGCCAGTAAAAGAAGCCGCAGAACCAAAAGAGGTAAAAAGAGGTATTCTTTTTGTTATCGGGATATTCATAGGTATGATGAGCATCACTATCGGAGTTGGCGGTAGTATCATGCTTGTACCTATCTTGGTAGGATTCTTGCATGTAGAATTAAAACGTGCGATTTCTGCCGGTTTGTTCTTTGTCGTATTTTCTTCAATAGCAGGGTTGATATCCCATACGCTTGAAGGACATGTCGATTTTCAAAGAGGCATAATTATAGGTGTTATATCCCTGTTGGGTGTATATATAGGGATACATTTTAAAGATAAAATAGAAGTAACGCTGCAAAAAAAACTGATAGTTGTATTTTATATATTTGTAGTGGTTTATTTAATAAAGAGAGTGTTTATAAATGGGTAA
- a CDS encoding chemotaxis protein CheX produces the protein MLNTIEEAAINFCIHQIRADHGVKDGITKKRTLIAYIDLDAQDGKKYRAYIASDSGFMQRVSKLFLEEDESDEETLTDMTLETANLIIGSAKVIAEEKSQNPYTINTPYFEKIGEFDLEYDDAKTIQVGDDEITIALKEFNA, from the coding sequence ATGTTAAATACTATTGAAGAAGCGGCAATAAATTTTTGTATCCATCAGATTCGTGCAGATCACGGGGTAAAAGATGGTATTACAAAAAAGAGAACACTTATTGCTTATATAGATTTAGATGCTCAAGACGGGAAAAAATACAGAGCATACATCGCATCAGATTCAGGCTTTATGCAAAGAGTTTCAAAACTTTTTCTTGAAGAGGATGAGAGTGATGAAGAGACACTGACAGATATGACATTAGAAACTGCTAACCTTATCATCGGTAGTGCTAAAGTTATAGCTGAAGAAAAAAGTCAAAATCCGTATACGATAAATACACCGTATTTTGAAAAAATCGGGGAGTTTGATCTTGAATATGACGATGCAAAAACTATTCAAGTCGGCGATGATGAAATCACAATAGCACTTAAGGAATTCAATGCCTAA
- the fliN gene encoding flagellar motor switch protein FliN translates to MPKKDFNLKEDLSWMDYSGILDMEVEFIADLGETDLSLREVLKLEKGSIIDLKKPAGESVESYVNGRILGKGEVMVYEKNLAIRINEVLDSSAVLYYLSKERL, encoded by the coding sequence ATGCCTAAAAAAGATTTTAACCTTAAAGAAGACCTATCATGGATGGACTATTCCGGAATTCTCGATATGGAAGTGGAATTTATAGCCGACCTCGGCGAAACAGATCTTTCACTTAGAGAAGTTCTCAAACTTGAAAAAGGTTCGATCATCGATCTTAAAAAGCCTGCAGGTGAGAGTGTCGAGTCTTATGTAAACGGTCGTATTTTAGGAAAAGGTGAGGTTATGGTATATGAGAAAAACCTTGCTATTCGTATCAATGAAGTATTAGATTCCTCTGCTGTTTTATACTACTTATCTAAAGAGAGATTATGA
- a CDS encoding sugar phosphorylase produces MSEISHDTKDRLQLIKDALVLIYGGSDAVKAYEKILDLIEKYKNVVEAEPYTLTQKDVILITYGNQIFHEEETALATLKRFLDEYVEDYINTVHILPFYPYSSDDGFSIVNYKGVSPLMGSWRDIKALSKDHRLMFDGVINHISHLSEWFNKYLANHPNYLDFFIELDPSTDLSAVVRPRTIPLLSEYTDDEGKKRSIWTTFSRDQVDLNYANYKVLIKILDVLLFYVQHGASLLRLDAIAFIWKEVGTKCVHLPQTHALIQLMRQVVHTVAPEVLIITETNVPHDENISYFGEGDDEAQMVYNFALPPLLAFSILKGDTTKLTRWAKELKLPSDKVCFFNFTASHDGVGLRAVSDILTEEEVNFLVESCLAHNGLVSYRAMNGNADEKAPYELNSSYIDILTHPDSEQSLRVKRMMLSQAVTLTMPGVPGIYFHSLVGSESYFEGAKKTRRNRAINREKLNFDNVKEELEDENGLRNSIFKRYKQLISIRINEKAFDPYATFETLDLGPELFAIKHFSKDKSEAIITVYNFSDRTIEIDISDHCDANLLEIITHKPCTEKMLTIEAYGMLWLKQV; encoded by the coding sequence ATGTCGGAAATATCACACGATACGAAAGATAGATTACAACTTATCAAAGATGCATTAGTATTGATTTACGGCGGAAGTGACGCCGTAAAAGCGTATGAAAAGATCCTTGATCTAATAGAGAAGTATAAAAACGTAGTTGAAGCAGAACCGTATACTTTAACTCAAAAAGATGTAATACTCATTACATACGGGAATCAGATATTTCATGAAGAGGAAACGGCTCTTGCTACATTAAAACGGTTTTTGGATGAGTATGTCGAGGATTATATAAATACTGTACATATTTTGCCGTTTTATCCGTACTCAAGCGATGACGGCTTCTCAATCGTTAATTATAAAGGGGTATCACCCCTGATGGGTTCTTGGAGAGATATTAAGGCTTTGAGTAAGGACCACAGATTAATGTTTGACGGAGTTATCAATCATATTAGTCATTTGAGTGAATGGTTTAATAAGTATCTTGCAAACCATCCAAATTACCTCGATTTTTTTATAGAGCTAGACCCATCAACCGATCTCTCTGCGGTAGTAAGACCTAGAACGATTCCGCTGCTTAGTGAATATACCGATGATGAGGGGAAAAAGAGAAGTATTTGGACAACCTTTAGTCGCGATCAGGTTGACCTTAACTATGCCAACTATAAAGTACTTATAAAAATTTTGGATGTGTTGTTGTTTTATGTACAACACGGTGCATCTCTTTTACGTCTTGATGCTATAGCGTTTATCTGGAAAGAGGTGGGAACAAAATGTGTCCATCTGCCTCAAACACATGCACTGATTCAGTTAATGAGACAGGTTGTGCATACTGTTGCTCCTGAGGTATTAATCATTACAGAAACCAATGTACCCCATGATGAAAATATCTCCTATTTCGGTGAGGGGGATGATGAGGCACAAATGGTATATAACTTTGCACTCCCTCCGCTTCTTGCATTTTCGATCTTAAAAGGGGATACGACAAAACTGACACGATGGGCTAAAGAGTTGAAACTGCCGAGTGATAAAGTGTGTTTCTTTAACTTTACGGCAAGTCATGACGGAGTGGGATTACGTGCCGTGAGTGATATACTTACTGAAGAGGAGGTAAACTTTTTAGTTGAATCCTGTTTGGCACATAACGGTTTAGTTTCCTACAGAGCGATGAATGGAAATGCAGATGAAAAAGCACCTTATGAATTAAACAGCAGTTATATAGACATATTGACACATCCAGATTCCGAACAGAGTCTGCGTGTTAAAAGGATGATGCTCTCTCAAGCAGTAACCCTTACAATGCCAGGAGTTCCAGGGATATATTTTCACTCATTAGTAGGATCTGAAAGTTACTTTGAGGGTGCAAAAAAGACGAGAAGAAACAGAGCTATCAACAGAGAGAAGCTAAATTTCGATAATGTAAAAGAGGAACTAGAAGATGAGAATGGTTTACGTAACAGTATTTTTAAAAGATATAAACAGCTGATCTCTATCCGTATCAATGAAAAGGCCTTTGACCCTTATGCGACATTTGAGACATTAGATTTAGGTCCTGAACTCTTTGCTATTAAACATTTTTCTAAAGATAAAAGTGAAGCTATTATCACGGTGTATAACTTTTCAGATCGTACAATAGAGATAGATATATCCGATCACTGTGATGCAAATCTTTTAGAGATTATTACACACAAACCGTGTACGGAGAAGATGCTTACTATTGAAGCGTATGGGATGTTATGGTTAAAACAGGTCTAG
- a CDS encoding glycosyl transferase: protein MADFFQNGIITTLQNVSERSLEDIEHELEKFAKRRNMVLLLPALYSEFETPAMQTILNELKGVKYIYKIILGLDAATKEQYEKVKEIMSVLDIPVDILWNDGPQIQALYKDISEVGFGSLDIKGKGRNVWTMIGHALSDPNAHAFALHDCDIVNYSREIPAKLFYPIVHPALNFEFNKGYYSRVTNKLHGRATRLFYSPLITALRLTYGDCRYLEYMGSFRYALSGEFSFIRTLARSIRISPTWGLEVSTLSEVFDNTSVRRICQTEIMQSYEHKHQELKSKDKENELDGGIAKMAIDIAQTIFRIMSQQGIVFSDESLKTLRATFFHESRKAIGKFDALAKLNGVTYDRKKEIDVVENFEKALERACDEFSADPFGVPALSAWTSVRSVFPEISEAFIKSVQSES, encoded by the coding sequence ATGGCAGATTTTTTTCAAAACGGGATTATTACGACACTGCAAAATGTATCAGAGAGAAGTTTAGAAGATATTGAACATGAATTAGAGAAGTTTGCAAAACGACGTAATATGGTGTTATTGTTACCGGCACTCTATTCCGAATTTGAAACACCGGCAATGCAAACCATACTCAATGAACTAAAAGGTGTGAAGTATATCTATAAAATTATTCTGGGACTTGATGCGGCAACAAAAGAGCAGTATGAAAAAGTAAAAGAGATTATGTCTGTTCTTGATATCCCTGTAGATATTTTATGGAATGATGGACCTCAGATACAAGCACTGTATAAAGATATATCGGAGGTCGGTTTTGGGAGCCTAGATATAAAAGGGAAGGGGAGAAATGTGTGGACAATGATAGGTCACGCTCTCTCAGATCCAAATGCCCATGCTTTTGCTTTACATGACTGCGATATTGTAAATTATTCCCGTGAAATCCCTGCAAAATTGTTTTATCCTATTGTCCATCCGGCATTAAATTTTGAGTTTAACAAAGGCTACTATTCAAGAGTGACAAATAAACTTCACGGCAGGGCTACAAGACTCTTTTATTCACCGCTTATTACAGCCTTGCGTTTAACGTACGGAGATTGCAGGTACTTAGAGTATATGGGGAGTTTCCGTTATGCACTCTCGGGAGAGTTCTCGTTTATCAGAACATTAGCACGCAGTATCCGAATCTCGCCTACATGGGGACTGGAAGTCTCAACACTTAGTGAGGTGTTTGACAATACATCGGTCAGAAGAATTTGTCAGACGGAGATTATGCAGAGTTATGAGCATAAGCATCAAGAGTTAAAAAGTAAAGACAAAGAGAATGAGCTTGACGGCGGTATAGCAAAAATGGCTATAGATATTGCACAAACTATTTTTAGAATTATGTCGCAACAAGGGATCGTTTTTTCTGATGAGTCTTTAAAAACATTACGTGCTACATTCTTTCATGAAAGTAGAAAAGCGATTGGTAAGTTTGATGCCTTGGCAAAACTAAACGGTGTAACATACGATCGAAAAAAAGAGATCGATGTTGTGGAGAACTTTGAAAAAGCATTGGAAAGAGCTTGTGATGAGTTCTCAGCAGATCCTTTCGGTGTTCCGGCACTTTCTGCATGGACAAGTGTACGTTCCGTGTTCCCGGAAATATCGGAAGCTTTTATCAAGAGTGTACAATCTGAATCATAG
- a CDS encoding glycerate kinase type-2 family protein: MSSKILLQKIFYKALKSVQAETIIGKSIALKENSLLIVDQNIPLKSFKNLYIFSVGKAGYDMAKESEKILGGRIKGGLSVSLKNKKLSYIKTCQSSHPKVSNKSFQCATQMIKEIKKLKSDDLFIFFLSGGASAMIEKPINNLSLDEFEKISNALLVSGVDIKALNTVRKSISAIKGGKLAKMCKAKGFVLVLSDVIGDDLQTIGSAPMLSKKFPHYVIGNNTIALKSAQNYIKNYVQKTKILTTTLDTSSKKAAKYICNEIEQYDQRYDSFCLLIGGETTLRVKGDGIGGRNSELALRLLMSKCITEDISILCAGSDGVDGNSDANGAFVEHTLLTKSKKQELDPKHYLKTNDSATFFQKLGAGFITGLTGTNVMDFIIILKQTKKG; this comes from the coding sequence ATGTCTTCTAAAATACTCTTGCAAAAGATATTTTACAAAGCATTAAAAAGTGTACAGGCAGAAACGATTATTGGCAAAAGTATTGCACTAAAAGAAAACTCCCTACTGATAGTAGATCAAAACATCCCCCTAAAATCTTTTAAAAATCTCTATATATTCAGTGTCGGAAAAGCGGGGTACGATATGGCCAAGGAATCTGAAAAGATCTTAGGAGGTCGTATCAAAGGGGGACTCTCAGTCTCTTTAAAAAATAAAAAACTCTCTTATATAAAAACATGTCAATCATCCCATCCTAAAGTATCAAATAAAAGCTTTCAGTGTGCAACTCAAATGATCAAAGAGATAAAGAAGCTTAAAAGTGATGATCTGTTTATTTTCTTTTTAAGCGGCGGTGCCTCGGCGATGATCGAAAAACCGATCAACAATCTCTCCTTGGATGAGTTTGAAAAAATATCTAATGCCTTATTGGTTTCCGGGGTAGATATTAAAGCGCTCAATACAGTTAGAAAATCTATCTCTGCTATTAAAGGTGGCAAGCTGGCTAAGATGTGTAAGGCCAAAGGGTTTGTATTGGTTTTGAGTGATGTAATAGGGGATGACCTTCAGACGATTGGTTCAGCCCCTATGCTAAGTAAAAAATTTCCCCACTATGTTATCGGCAACAACACTATAGCTTTAAAAAGTGCACAAAACTATATAAAAAATTATGTACAAAAAACAAAAATCTTAACAACAACCTTAGACACAAGCTCTAAAAAAGCGGCAAAGTACATCTGTAATGAAATTGAGCAATATGACCAAAGATATGATTCTTTTTGTCTTTTAATAGGAGGAGAAACAACCTTACGGGTAAAAGGTGATGGAATCGGCGGACGTAATAGTGAACTGGCATTACGGCTGTTAATGAGTAAATGTATAACGGAAGATATATCAATATTATGTGCCGGCAGTGATGGAGTTGACGGTAACTCTGATGCCAACGGTGCATTTGTTGAACACACTCTTTTAACAAAAAGTAAGAAGCAAGAACTTGATCCGAAACACTATCTTAAAACTAATGATAGTGCCACGTTCTTTCAAAAACTAGGAGCAGGGTTTATTACAGGTTTGACAGGGACAAATGTGATGGATTTTATAATTATTTTAAAACAAACAAAAAAGGGGTAG